In a single window of the Podarcis raffonei isolate rPodRaf1 chromosome 14, rPodRaf1.pri, whole genome shotgun sequence genome:
- the LOC128401868 gene encoding F-box/LRR-repeat protein 14-like, whose amino-acid sequence MGPGGRKRKAPPPEDDGGSSSGSEQEPPPPPPISLLPPELLIKIFEYLDDEDQVQVSQVCRDWQAASYQILWWRSEAPVSLCHLRNDPSMLANMAAWGIRRVRIVMTPCVTMGFVSHASSTPETYSELCRALRAGLPSLRALNMTGCPSVTKRSLAQIGKHLKGLEELVLFGCRHVSDAGLLLLSNRLLHLKKLSLDHCNLVTNAGIGHLAGITARGCLQLECLSLENCDRLSDVALHHVAQGLPRLRYLSVRFCGGIRDEALVPLSRLTRLRTLNLSFCQRITDVGVGHLAGITADGCLELEELDLAGCSQLSDHAVRYVTQGLPRLVHLSLRFCGNIGDGALLSMSLLSRLKSLNLSFCQRISDAGIGHLAGITSRGCLQLEELDLEECERLTNLTCRYLAQGLSCLRHLKLCCCEKIRDEGLLFLSGMRSLNILEISYCNITDEGIGHLSRGCLPLSTLNITCCETLGDASLAYIVQGLGRLRKLYRCGCNFSLNCMLELEQQMPGLSIL is encoded by the coding sequence ATGGGTCCCGGCGGGAGGAAGCGAAAGGCGCCTCCTCCCGAGGAcgacggcggcagcagcagcggttcCGAgcaggagccgccgccgccgcctcccatCTCTCTCCTGCCTCCGGAGCTGCTGATCAAGATCTTCGAGTACCTGGACGACGAGGATCAGGTCCAGGTGTCGCAGGTGTGCCGCGACTGGCAAGCCGCTTCCTACCAGATCTTGTGGTGGCGTTCGGAGGCCCCCGTGTCCCTGTGCCATCTCCGCAACGACCCGTCGATGTTGGCCAACATGGCAGCCTGGGGCATCCGTCGGGTGCGGATCGTGATGACGCCCTGTGTCACCATGGGCTTCGTCAGCCACGCAAGCAGCACCCCCGAAACCTACAGTGAGCTGTGCCGGGCTTTGCGGGCCGGGCTGCCCTCCTTGCGGGCGCTGAACATGACCGGCTGCCCATCCGTCACCAAGAGGAGCCTGGCGCAGATTGGCAAGCATCTGAAAGGCCTGGAGGAGCTGGTGCTGTTCGGGTGTAGGCATGTGAGTGACGCGGGCCTCCTGCTCCTCAGCAACAGGCTGCTGCACCTGAAGAAGCTCAGCCTGGACCACTGCAACCTGGTCACCAATGCGGGCATAGGGCACTTGGCGGGCATCACAGCAAGGGGCTGCCTGCAGCTGGAGTGCCTCAGCCTGGAGAACTGCGACAGACTCAGCGATGTTGCCCTCCACCACGTGGCCCAGGGCCTCCCCCGCCTGCGCTACCTCAGCGTCCGCTTCTGTGGGGGCATCAGAGATGAGGCTTTGGTGCCCCTGTCGCGCCTGACCAGGCTGAGAACCCTCAACCTCAGCTTCTGCCAGAGAATCACCGACGTGGGCGTTGGGCACCTCGCGGGCATCACTGCCGACGGCTGCCTGGAGTTGGAGGAACTCGACCTGGCGGGCTGCAGCCAGCTCAGCGATCATGCCGTCCGCTACGTGACCCAGGGCCTCCCCCGCCTGGTCCACCTCAGCCTCCGCTTCTGTGGGAATATCGGGGATGGGGCTCTGCTGTCCATGTCGCTCCTGAGCAGGCTGAAGAGCCTCAACCTGAGCTTCTGCCAGAGAATCAGCGACGCGGGCATTGGGCACCTTGCGGGCATCACCAGCCGCGGCTGCCTGCAGCTGGAGGAGCTCGACCTTGAGGAATGCGAGCGGCTCACCAATCTCACCTGTCGGTATCTGGCCCAGGGCCTCTCCTGCCTGCGCCACCTGAAACTTTGCTGCTGTGAGAAGATCAGGGATGAGGGGCTTCTGTTCCTGTCGGGCATGAGGAGCTTGAACATCCTTGAAATAAGCTACTGCAATATCACCGATGAGGGAATTGGGCACCTGTCAAGGGGGTGCTTGCCCCTTTCAACCTTGAACATTACCTGCTGTGAGACTCTGGGAGACGCAAGTCTGGCTTATATTGTACAGGGCTTGGGCAGGCTGCGCAAGCTCTACCGCTGTGGTTGCAACTTCAGCCTCAACTGCATGCTAGAACTGGAGCAACAGATGCCTGGACTGTCGATTCTCTGA
- the SELENOS gene encoding selenoprotein S isoform X2, with the protein MDLGAAQEGNPPLEREGVQFLQQTVGSLFADYGWYILLSSVAIYLLIQKLSRSFRGKRQPRLDAAAVEPDAVVRRQEALLAARLRMQEELNEQAEKFKEKQKKAEEEKRRQKIVMWESMQEGKSYKETLKQNQEPEPGASAAAAAPKPKPNRKPLRGAGYNPLSGEGGGTCSWRPGRRGPSSGG; encoded by the exons ATGGATTTGGGGGCAGCGCAAGAGGGGAATCCGCCCCTGGAGCGGGAAGGGGTCCAGTTCCTTCAGCAGACAG TGGGCTCACTTTTTGCAGACTATGGGTGGTACATCCTCCTCAGCTCCGTTGCGATCTATTTGCTTATACAAAAGCTCTCACGAAGCTTTCGAGGCAAGAGGCAGCCCCGCTTGGATGCAGCAGCTGTTG AACCCGATGCTGTGGTGAGACGACAGGAAGCTCTGCTCGCAGCCCGTCTGCGCATGCAAGAAGAGTTGAACGAGCAAGCGGAAAAAttcaaagaaaaacagaagaag gctgaagaagagaagagaaggcagaAGATTGTCATGTGGGAAAGCATGCAGGAAGGCAAAAGTTATAAGGAGACCCTGAAACAGAATCAG GAACCTGAGCCTGGAGCATCTGCAGCGGCTGCTGCCCCAAAGCCAAAACCCAACAGGAAACCTTTGCGAGGTGCTG GTTACAACCCCCTCTCTGGAGAAGGTGGTGGGACTTGCTCGTGGAGACCAGGGCGCCGCGGGCCATCCTCGGGTGGATGA
- the SELENOS gene encoding selenoprotein S isoform X1 yields MDLGAAQEGNPPLEREGVQFLQQTVGSLFADYGWYILLSSVAIYLLIQKLSRSFRGKRQPRLDAAAVEPDAVVRRQEALLAARLRMQEELNEQAEKFKEKQKKAEEEKRRQKIVMWESMQEGKSYKETLKQNQQEPEPGASAAAAAPKPKPNRKPLRGAGYNPLSGEGGGTCSWRPGRRGPSSGG; encoded by the exons ATGGATTTGGGGGCAGCGCAAGAGGGGAATCCGCCCCTGGAGCGGGAAGGGGTCCAGTTCCTTCAGCAGACAG TGGGCTCACTTTTTGCAGACTATGGGTGGTACATCCTCCTCAGCTCCGTTGCGATCTATTTGCTTATACAAAAGCTCTCACGAAGCTTTCGAGGCAAGAGGCAGCCCCGCTTGGATGCAGCAGCTGTTG AACCCGATGCTGTGGTGAGACGACAGGAAGCTCTGCTCGCAGCCCGTCTGCGCATGCAAGAAGAGTTGAACGAGCAAGCGGAAAAAttcaaagaaaaacagaagaag gctgaagaagagaagagaaggcagaAGATTGTCATGTGGGAAAGCATGCAGGAAGGCAAAAGTTATAAGGAGACCCTGAAACAGAATCAG CAGGAACCTGAGCCTGGAGCATCTGCAGCGGCTGCTGCCCCAAAGCCAAAACCCAACAGGAAACCTTTGCGAGGTGCTG GTTACAACCCCCTCTCTGGAGAAGGTGGTGGGACTTGCTCGTGGAGACCAGGGCGCCGCGGGCCATCCTCGGGTGGATGA
- the SELENOS gene encoding selenoprotein S isoform X3 — MDLGAAQEGNPPLEREGVQFLQQTVGSLFADYGWYILLSSVAIYLLIQKLSRSFRGKRQPRLDAAAVEPDAVVRRQEALLAARLRMQEELNEQAEKFKEKQKKAEEEKRRQKIVMWESMQEGKSYKETLKQNQQEPEPGASAAAAAPKPKPNRKPLRGAD, encoded by the exons ATGGATTTGGGGGCAGCGCAAGAGGGGAATCCGCCCCTGGAGCGGGAAGGGGTCCAGTTCCTTCAGCAGACAG TGGGCTCACTTTTTGCAGACTATGGGTGGTACATCCTCCTCAGCTCCGTTGCGATCTATTTGCTTATACAAAAGCTCTCACGAAGCTTTCGAGGCAAGAGGCAGCCCCGCTTGGATGCAGCAGCTGTTG AACCCGATGCTGTGGTGAGACGACAGGAAGCTCTGCTCGCAGCCCGTCTGCGCATGCAAGAAGAGTTGAACGAGCAAGCGGAAAAAttcaaagaaaaacagaagaag gctgaagaagagaagagaaggcagaAGATTGTCATGTGGGAAAGCATGCAGGAAGGCAAAAGTTATAAGGAGACCCTGAAACAGAATCAG CAGGAACCTGAGCCTGGAGCATCTGCAGCGGCTGCTGCCCCAAAGCCAAAACCCAACAGGAAACCTTTGCGAGGTGCTG aCTGA